The Rhododendron vialii isolate Sample 1 chromosome 5a, ASM3025357v1 genome contains a region encoding:
- the LOC131327377 gene encoding nucleoside hydrolase 3-like: MIDAVSVGPIVVFLLGAHTNFALFLMKYPHLKRNIEHIYVMGGAVRPNCPYNVDFSSKPGQCSPPGNLFPTYSNPYMEFNIFGDPFAAYTVLHSGIPVTLIPLDATNTIPVSENFFDTFEQSQNTNEAKYCFQSLKLAHDTWYDDRFHETYFMWDSFMVGVAISTMRSSESHFGENEFAEMEFVNITVVTSKPYGISYGSNPFFVSNAIPKFQLQKNGAHSGHVQTGMRDPFCLVHNGEGRCEDGYTKEVAGPEAVHVLVAMKAKQDCDVDSSLYRKFYRNFLDVINCPEQTGRFNIASQFPYYNEVTFRPDFARRTLGKPVIFDMDMSPGDFFALFCLLKLPAELIDLKGIFVTATGWANAATINIVYDVLHMMGRDDIPVGLGDVFATGQANPSFPPIGDCKYSQAIPLGKGGFLDSDTLYGCARYLPRSPRRYTAVNSVNFGAPRDTNHPELRQPLALDVWKSIMRSLDLRSKVTVLTNGPLTTLAKIIQSEKASSMIQEVYIVGGQISNDSKESRNIFTVPGNTYGEFNMFLDPLAAKEVFESELDIRLIPLGIQRRVSSFGKILEELNKTSKTPEAVFASRLLTTLWHLQQKHHNYRHMDMFLGEVLGAVALAGNHLHLNQTFQSEPLMILATGDILRDGQITIDSGRGKSVKTLRSVDHVKYYEHYADVLGETMQSAAIGSFDEQKRIWSTPHEDQGHYWVYWQTIIGLFLVGGALLVYWQSINGFSWSDETLLRAMIVFTKTSRRVLKCNGIRIEGIRV, encoded by the exons ATGATTGATGCCGTATCTGTTGGTCCTATTGTTGTGTTTCTTTTGGGAGCCCACACAAACTTTGCCCTTTTTCTTATGAAGTATCCTCATTTAAAGAGGAACATTGAGCACATTTATGTCATGGGTGGTGCTGTTCGGCCAAACTGTCCATACAATGTAGACTTCTCTTCCAAACCAGGGCAGTGCTCTCCCCCAGGCAATTTGTTTCCAACTTACAGCAATCCATACATGGAGTTTAATATATTTGGAGACCCTTTTGCTGCATATACG GTATTACATTCTGGCATTCCAGTCACTCTCATTCCATTGGATGCAACGAATACAATCCCTGTGAGTGAGAATTTCTTCGACACATTTGAACAGAGTCAGAATACAAATGAGGCAAAATACTGCTTCCAATCCTTAAAGTTAGCTCATGACACATGGTACGACGACCGATTTCATGAG ACCTATTTCATGTGGGACTCTTTCATGGTTGGTGTAGCGATATCGACGATGCGTAGTTCTGAGAGTCATTTTGGAGAGAACGAATTTGCTGAGATGGAATTTGTCAACATTACGGTGGTTACGTCAAAACCTTATGGAATATCTTATGGATCAAATCCATTCTTTGTTAGCAATGCCATCCCAAAGTTTCAATTGCAAAAAAATGGAGCGCATAGTGGTCATGTGCAGACAGGAATGCGCGATCCATTCTGCCTCGTCCATAATGGTGAAGGAAGATGCGAG GATGGTTACACAAAGGAGGTAGCCGGGCCAGAAGCAGTACATGTGCTTGTTGCAATGAAGGCCAAACAAGATTGCGATGTTGACAGTTCACTCTACAGGAAGTTTTATAGAAACTTCTTGGAT GTTATAAATTGTCCTGAGCAAACTGGTAGGTTTAATATTGCTTCACAATTTCCCTATTACAACGAAGTTACTTTTCGACCGGATTTCGCAAGAAGAACATTGGGAAAACCAGTAATTTTTGACATGGATATGAGTCCTGGGGATTTCTTTGCTCTCTTTTGTCTTCTAAAATTACCTGCGGAACTTATTGACCTAAAG GGGATATTTGTAACTGCAACTGGTTGGGCAAATGCTGCAACAATAAATATCGTATATGATGTTCTGCATATGATGGGTCGTGATGACATTCCAGTTGGTTTAGGAGATGTATTTGCAACAGGCCAAGCAAACCCATCGTTCCCACCCATTGGAGATTGCAAGTATAGCCAGGCAATCCCTCTTGGTAAGGGTGGCTTTTTGGACTCTGATACACTCTACGGTTGTGCTCGTTACTTGCCTCGTAGTCCCAGAAG GTACACAGCAGTGAATTCTGTAAACTTTGGAGCTCCTCGAGATACTAACCATCCTGAACTTAGGCAACCGTTAGCATTAGATGTATGGAAGTCCATTATGCGGTCACTGGATTTAAGATCCAAGGTTACTGTATTAACCAACGGACCCTTAACTACTTTAGCCAAAATTATCCAATCAGAGAAAGCAAGCTCCATGATTCAG GAAGTATATATAGTTGGGGGACAAATCAGTAATGATAGCAAGGAGAGCAGAAACATTTTTACTGTTCCTGGAAATACTTATGGAGAATTCAACATGTTTCTCGATCCTTTAGCTGCGAAGGAAGTATTTGAATCAGAGCTGGACATCAGACTTATTCCACTGGGAATTCAAAGGAGAGTGAGTTCTTTTGGTAAGATTCTTGAAGAACTAAACAAAACTAGCAAGACTCCAGAAGCAGTTTTTGCAAGTCGTCTCCTCACAACTCTATGGCACTTGCAACAAAAGCACCACAACTACCGTCACATG GATATGTTCCTCGGAGAAGTTCTTGGTGCAGTTGCCTTAGCTGGCAATCATCTTCATCTCAACCAAACATTTCAATCCGAGCCACTGATGATCTTGGCAACTGGTGACATTTTAAGGGATGGGCAGATCACTATAGACAGCGGACGAGGCAAATCTGTCAAAACATTGAGAAGTGTTGATCATGTAAAATACTACGAGCATTATGCCGATGTACTTGGTGAAACAATGCAGTCTGCTGCTATAGGAAGCTTTGATGAGCAGAAACGAATATGGAGCACCCCACATGAGGATCAGGGT CATTACTGGGTTTACTGGCAGACCATCATCGGGCTTTTCTTGGTCGGAGGAG CTTTACTGGTTTATTGGCAAAGCATCAACGGCTTTTCTTGGTCGGACGAG ACACTTTTAAGGGCTATGATTGTATTCACGAAGACATCACGGAGAGTATTGAAATGCAACGGCATTAGAATTGAAGGCATACGAGTTTGA
- the LOC131327378 gene encoding uncharacterized protein LOC131327378, with the protein MDGRNSHNTGGGNRPHPGSGNRPYSGDGNSFHSGGGNRSNPGDGNRTYTSGGSNSSGGGYNSYFGGGNNSNRKVKHHCDHCDKDGHSTKRCYKTIGYPPKRSEFSNLSNKSANKTSPAVVTQEQYDKLLAMLSSVNIHHNSNLAGPINEEDDWTGEYP; encoded by the exons ATGGATGGTCGAAATAGCCATAATACAGGTGGAGGAAATCGTCCACATCCAGGTAGTGGAAATCGACCATATTCTGGTGACGGAAATAGCTTCCACTCTGGTGGTGGAAATCGCTCAAACCCCGGTGATGGAAATCGCACATATACTAGTGGTGGAAGCAATTCATCCGGTGGTGGATATAACTCATATTTTGGTGGTGGAAATAATTCTAACCGCAAGGTTAAACATCATTGCGACCATTGTGACAAGGATGGTCACTCCACGAAGCGTTGCTATAAAACCATTGGGTATCCTCCAAAGCGTTCAGAGTTCTCTAATCTTTCCAATAAATCTGCAAACAAAACGAGTCCGGCTGTTGTAACTCAAGAGCAATATGACAAGTTATTAGCGATGCTCTCCTCAGTTAATATCCACCACAATTCCAACTTAGCAG GACCTATCAACGAGGAGGACGATTGGACAGGGGAATATCCATGA